DNA from Candidatus Methylomirabilota bacterium:
GCTCGTGGAGATGACGCGCAAGCGCGTGCGCAAGGGGCTGCAATCGCTGCTCACGGTGTCCTGCCCGACCTGCAAGGGCAGTGGGGTGGTCCGGTCGGATCCTACCCTCTCGGCCGAACTCTTCCGCAAAGTCCAGGCGGCCGTCCGCGAGGCGCCGGGGCGCGAGGTGGTGATCCGCGCCCATCCCGAGCTCGTGCGTCATCTCGAGGCCGACGAGCGCGAGGGGCTCGAGCGGCTGCAGACGGCCATCGACCGCAAGGTCACCGTCCAGGCCGTGCCCTCCTACCAGCGCGAGCAGTACGACTTCGCCTTCCGGTAGCGGGAAGCCGCCCGTCGCCTGAAGTCAGAAGAGGAGCAGAACCCATGACGGTGGCCATGCCGCTCATACCCACGACCGTGTGCGGCAGCCACGGTCTGCCCTCCTGGATCCATCTGGTTCGCGAGGCCGCGCAAGCCGACCGCCTCGGCCCCATCGATCTCCAGGAGGCGTACGAGGACGCCGTGCGCCTGGCCATCCGCGACCAGGTCGAAGCCGGGGTGGACGTGATCTCCGACGGCGAGATGCGCCGGGTCACTTTCATCCGCGGGTTCTACGATCGGCTGCAGGGCCTCCGGGCCCTGCCCGTGCCGCGCCGCCTGGGCCCGCCCAACTACGACGCGCACTGCCCGTACGAAGTGGTCGATCGCATCAGCGCCCCGCGGGGACTCGGCATCGTGGAGGAGTTCCGCTTCGCTCGCCCGTACGCCGACCGGCCCATGCGCGTGGCGGTGCCCGGCCCCATCACCCTGCTCATCCCGCTGCGGCGGGGCGGCCCCTATGCCTCCGAGGACAGCCTGATCGCCGATCTGATCGCGGTGGTCAATGCCGAGATCAAGGCTCTGGTGGCCGCGGGCTGCGACTTCATCCAGGTGGACGAGCCCAACTACGTCATGACCGCGGGCAAGCATCGCGTCCTCAAGGGTGAGGCGGGGCCCATGGTCTCGGCTCTCAATGCCACCCTCGAGGGGGTCCGCGCGAAGATCGCGCTCCACGTGTGCTTCGGCAACGCCCACAACAATTCATTCGCCACGCCGCGGCGCTACCGGCCCCTCTTTCCCGCTTTGCTCGAGGCGCGCGTGCAGCAGTTCGTCTTCGAGTATGCGAACCGCGAGATGAGCGAGCTCGAGCTGTGGAGCGAGTTCCCGAGCGAGGCCGAGGTCGCCGTGGGAGTCATCGACGTCAAGGCCTTTCGCGTGGAGACGGCCGAGGAGGTCGCGGAGCGCGCGCGGCTGGCCCTCAAGCACGTGCCCGCGGAGCGCCTCTGGCTCGTGCCCGACTGCGGTCTCTGGGAGACGCCGCGGTGGGTCGGCGTGTCCAAGCTGCGCTCGATGGTCGAGGCCGCGCGGGTGCTCCGGCGCGAGCTGGGTCGCGCGTGACTCGCCCGTCGCGCATCAGCCGCGCGCGGGTGCTCGACCTCCTGCGGCTGGCCGCGCGGAAAGGCGACCGGGGCGCCCTCACCCTCGCGCTCGAGCAGATGAAGACCCTCGCGTACACGCCCCGCTACTGGGACAGGTACCTGGACCTGCTCGTGCATCCCATGGCCCGGCTCGCCGATCTGCTCGTGATCAAGCAAGGCGACAAGATCGCTCATCAGAAGGGCTGGACCCGTCCCAAGCGCGAGCGCGCGAAGCCGGCGACGAAAGCGCCTCGGAGCAGGCGCGCCACCGGGCGCAGGCGTCCAGCCGCCGCGAGCCAGCCCTCCCTGTTTCCCGACTTCTGAGCCTCCCAGGCGGCTGAAAGAGGCCCATCTCAGGGAGTGCGGCGCCCTCGGCCGCAGGTTCAACGTACAGAGAGTACGCCTGCCCTGCGGATCAACTCAGCCCTCGTCTCGCGTCGGCCAGGGGCCGCCGCTCAACTCGAACGGCGGGGCGCCGCCACGCATCTGGGCCTTTTTGAGCCGCCTGCGGTAGCGCCCGGAGACTTGCCGTGGTAGCCTACCCCCGTAGGGTATATGGCCATGAGCTGGAAAGCTCGCGTGGGAGTGCTACTGGGAGTGGCCGCAGCGGCGATAGCGCTCGTCGCGCTCCTGCCGCCCCTGGCCCAGGATCCCGCCTACCATCGCTTTGCCGACACGCGCAGGCTCTGGGGCGTCCCTCATGGTCTCGACGTCTGGTCCAACCTCGCCTTTCCCCTCGTCGGCCTCTGGGGGCTGGTCCGCGTGGCGTCGGCACCATCCGGGGGGCCGACCGGTCCGTTCCGCGAGTCCCGCGAGCGCTGGCCCTATGTGGTGGTGTGCGCCGGCGTTGCCCTCACGGGGCTGGGTTCGGCCTGGTATCACGCGGCTCCCGACAATGCGCGGCTCGTCTGGGACAGGCTGCCCATGACGCTGGTCTTCATGGGCATGCTGGCCGGGGTGTTCGCCGAGCGCGTCAGCGTGACCGCGGGGCTTCTCCTCCTGCCCCCGTTCCTGGCCGCGGGCCTGGCCAGCATCGCCTACTGGCACGCGAGCGAGGCGGCGGGGAGGGGTGATCTCAGACCGTATGTGCTGGTCCAGTTCCTCCCGGCTCTGGCCATTCCGCTGATGCTCTGGCTGTTCCCGGCCCGCTACAGTCGCGGGGGAGACATCGTGGTCGTCCTCCTCATCTACGGAGTGGGCAAGCTCTTCGAAGTCCTCGACGGCCGGATCTTCGCGCTAGGCCGCCTGGTGAGCGGACATACTCTCAAGCACCTGATGGCGGCCCTGGCGTGCTGGTGGCTGATTTGGGGCACCATGGCCCGGCGCCCTTCGAGACTTTCGAGCTGAGGGGCGGCCGAGCTGCCGAAGGCACGAGCGCCCCGAGGCGAGTGCTGAAGAGGACAGTTTCGAGCTGAGGGGCGGCCGAGCTGCCGAAGGCACGAGCGCCCCGAGGCGAGTGCTCGAAGAGGACACTTTCGAGCTGAGGGGCGGCCGAGCGGCCGCCGCACCAGCGACAAGGAGACACGATGATCGACGATGAGAGCAAGGCCAAGACTCTCGGGCGCCTGCGCCGGATCGAGGGACAGGTGCAGGGCATACAGCGCATGGTCGAAGAGGACAAGTACTGCGTGGACATCCTCCTCCAGCTCACGGCGGTGCAGGGCGCCGTCGAGCAGGTGCAGCGTCTGATTCTCGGCCGCCACATCGAGTCCTGTGTCGCCGACGCCATACGCTCGGGCACGGCCCGGGACCGGCAGAAGAAGGTGGACGAGCTCCTCGAGGTCTTCTCGCGTTTCGGCGGGCGCTGAGCCGTGGCGGCGCCCGAGAGCAAGACGCGAGTCGACTTTCCCGTCCAGGGCATGCACTGCGCGGCCTGCGTCGGCAAGGTGGAGCGGGCATTGCGAGCGGTCTCGGGAGTCGAGGAGGCCAATGCCAACCTGGCCACCGGGCGCGCCACGGTATGGGCGCGGCCGGAGGCCGCTCAACTTCCTGCCCTGCGACGCGCCGTCGAGGGCGCCGGCTACGCGGTGCCCGAGGAGATCGCCCGGACGCCCGAATCCGAGGACCGCGAGCGCGCGGCCCGCGCCACCCTGGACCGGAGCCTCCGCGCCAAGGCCCTGATCGGCGCGGCCCTTTCCCTGCCCGTTCTCCTCGGGAGCATGCGTGAGATCTTCACGTGGGCTCCGGCCTGGCTCGGAAATCCCTGGCTGCTCTGGCTCCTGACCACGCCCGTCCAGTTCTGGGTGGGCGGGCAATTTCACGCGGGCTTCGTGCGTGATCTCCGCCGTCGCTCCGCGAGCATGGACACGCTGGTCTCGCTCGGCACCAATGCCGCGTATTTCTTCAGCGTGGCGGTGACCCTGTGGCCGCACGCCTTCATGGCCGCGGGGGCCATGCACTACTTCGAGGTGTCCGCGCTCCTCATGACCTTCCTGGTGACCGGGCGCTGGCTGGAGGCGCGCGCGCGTGGAGGCACCTCCGAGGCCATCCGCCGCCTCATGGACCTCTCGCCCCGAACCGCGCGCGTGCTCCGCGAGGGGCGGGAGCTGGATCTGCCCGTGGCGCAGATCGCGGTGGGCGATACGGTGCGCATCAGGCCGGGGGAGCGCGTTCCCGTGGACGGCCTCGTCATCGAGGGCGCCTCGAGCGTGGATGAGTCCATGCTCACGGGCGAGAGCCTGCCCGTGGAAAAGCGATCGGGATCGAGCGTGGTGGGCGGGTCGGTCAACCGAACGGGCAGCGTGACCTTCCGGGCCACCCGGGTGGGCTCCGACACCGTGCTCGCGCGGATCATTCGGCTCGTCGAGGAGGCGCAGGGCTCCAAGGCCCCGATACAACGAATCGCCGATCAGGTGGCGGCCGTCTTCGTGCCCGTGGTGCTCGTGGTCGCGGGCGTGACCTTCGGGGCCTGGGTCTGGCTCGGACCTGAGCCGGCCTTGGTCCGGGCGATCTCGAGCGCCGTGGGAGTGCTGGTCATCGCCTGTCCCTGTGCCATGGGTCTCGCCACGCCCACGGCCGTCATGGTGGGCACGGGCAGGGGCGCCGAGCTCGGCGTGCTGATCCGGAGCGCGGCGGCTCTCGAGCTGCTCGACAAGGTCGAGATCGTGGTCTTCGACAAGACCGGCACGCTCACCGTGGGCAAGCCGGCGGTGACGGACGTGGTGCCCGCGCTAGGACGGGAGGAGAGCGATGTGCTCGCGCCCGCCGCCGCGGTCGAGCAGGGCTCCGAGCATCCGCTCGGTGAAGCTATCGTGGACGAGGCGAAACGACGCGGGTTGGCCCTGCCGCCCCTGACCGGATTTCGCGCGCTGCCCGGGTTCGGCGTGGAGGCCGAGGATGCCGCGGGGCGCATCGTCCTCGGCCACGCCCGGTTCATGATGGCCCGGGGGATCGACGTCACCGCCCTGGAGCCCCGGGCGCGGGAGCTGGCGGCGGCGGGGAAGACCACGGTCTTCGTGGCCGCAGCCGGCAACCTCCTGGGACTGGTCGCCGTCGCGGACCGGCTCAAGCCCGAGGCGCGGGCGGCGGTGGCGGCGCTCAAGACCCTGGGAATCGACGTGGTCATGCTGACGGGCGATGCGCGGTCGACCGCCGAGGCCATCGCGCGCGAGGCGGGAATCGAGCGGGTGCTCGCCGACGTGCTGCCCGACGGCAAGGCCGCCGAGATCAAGCGGCTTCAAGAGGACGGCCGTCCGGTGGCCATGGTCGGCGACGGGATCAACGATGCGCCGGCCCTGGCCCAGGCCGCGGTGGGCATCGCCATGGGCTCGGGCACCGACGTGGCGATGGAGGCGGCCGACGTCACTCTCATGAGGGGGAATCTCCTCGGAGTGGTGACGGCTGTGCTGCTCTCGCGGCAGACGATCCGGATCATCCGGGAGAACCTCGCCTGGGCATTCGGCTACAATCTCCTCCTGGTGCCGGTGGCGGCGGGCGCGCTCTATCCGCTCTGGGGGGTCACGCTCTCGCCGATTCTGGCCGGACTCGCCATGGCGCTCTCATCGGTGTCGGTGGTCGCGAACAGCCTCCGGCTGCGCCGGTTCACCCCGGGGCCGCTCGGCCCCGCCTCATGATCGGCTCGGCCTTCCTCCAAGGACGCGACCGCTACGAGCGGGTGGTGGAAGCGTGGGTGGACAATACCCACGACGACGCTTTCACCCACACGGTGCAAGTACACGACGAGTCCTTCGGCGTCGAGCTCAGCGCCGTGTGTACGCCGTCTCCGGGCTACGAGGTGCGCGAGGCCCGCGCTCGCGCGCTCACGGACGGGACGGATGCGGCGGGGGCCTCGCGGCTCGCCGAGCTCCGCGGCGCGCGGATGGTGGCGGGCTTCGCTCGACGCGTAGCCGAGCTGGCCGGCTCGGGTCCCGGCGCGAGCCTCTCGGTGGAGGCGGGCGTCGAGATCGCCCGGCTCGCGCGGCAGGTCGCCAAGCTTCCGCGCGAGGCAACCGCGGGTGTGGCCACG
Protein-coding regions in this window:
- a CDS encoding alkaline phytoceramidase, with amino-acid sequence MSWKARVGVLLGVAAAAIALVALLPPLAQDPAYHRFADTRRLWGVPHGLDVWSNLAFPLVGLWGLVRVASAPSGGPTGPFRESRERWPYVVVCAGVALTGLGSAWYHAAPDNARLVWDRLPMTLVFMGMLAGVFAERVSVTAGLLLLPPFLAAGLASIAYWHASEAAGRGDLRPYVLVQFLPALAIPLMLWLFPARYSRGGDIVVVLLIYGVGKLFEVLDGRIFALGRLVSGHTLKHLMAALACWWLIWGTMARRPSRLSS
- a CDS encoding heavy metal translocating P-type ATPase, coding for MAAPESKTRVDFPVQGMHCAACVGKVERALRAVSGVEEANANLATGRATVWARPEAAQLPALRRAVEGAGYAVPEEIARTPESEDRERAARATLDRSLRAKALIGAALSLPVLLGSMREIFTWAPAWLGNPWLLWLLTTPVQFWVGGQFHAGFVRDLRRRSASMDTLVSLGTNAAYFFSVAVTLWPHAFMAAGAMHYFEVSALLMTFLVTGRWLEARARGGTSEAIRRLMDLSPRTARVLREGRELDLPVAQIAVGDTVRIRPGERVPVDGLVIEGASSVDESMLTGESLPVEKRSGSSVVGGSVNRTGSVTFRATRVGSDTVLARIIRLVEEAQGSKAPIQRIADQVAAVFVPVVLVVAGVTFGAWVWLGPEPALVRAISSAVGVLVIACPCAMGLATPTAVMVGTGRGAELGVLIRSAAALELLDKVEIVVFDKTGTLTVGKPAVTDVVPALGREESDVLAPAAAVEQGSEHPLGEAIVDEAKRRGLALPPLTGFRALPGFGVEAEDAAGRIVLGHARFMMARGIDVTALEPRARELAAAGKTTVFVAAAGNLLGLVAVADRLKPEARAAVAALKTLGIDVVMLTGDARSTAEAIAREAGIERVLADVLPDGKAAEIKRLQEDGRPVAMVGDGINDAPALAQAAVGIAMGSGTDVAMEAADVTLMRGNLLGVVTAVLLSRQTIRIIRENLAWAFGYNLLLVPVAAGALYPLWGVTLSPILAGLAMALSSVSVVANSLRLRRFTPGPLGPAS
- a CDS encoding metal-sensitive transcriptional regulator; its protein translation is MIDDESKAKTLGRLRRIEGQVQGIQRMVEEDKYCVDILLQLTAVQGAVEQVQRLILGRHIESCVADAIRSGTARDRQKKVDELLEVFSRFGGR
- a CDS encoding cobalamin-independent methionine synthase II family protein, whose product is MTVAMPLIPTTVCGSHGLPSWIHLVREAAQADRLGPIDLQEAYEDAVRLAIRDQVEAGVDVISDGEMRRVTFIRGFYDRLQGLRALPVPRRLGPPNYDAHCPYEVVDRISAPRGLGIVEEFRFARPYADRPMRVAVPGPITLLIPLRRGGPYASEDSLIADLIAVVNAEIKALVAAGCDFIQVDEPNYVMTAGKHRVLKGEAGPMVSALNATLEGVRAKIALHVCFGNAHNNSFATPRRYRPLFPALLEARVQQFVFEYANREMSELELWSEFPSEAEVAVGVIDVKAFRVETAEEVAERARLALKHVPAERLWLVPDCGLWETPRWVGVSKLRSMVEAARVLRRELGRA